TGGGTCCTGGTCCCGGTGGTCACCTCGCTCGCCGACTTCGCCCGCCCGGGCGACCAGGGCTCCTGGCTGACAACGGCCGGCCCCTTCCCCCTCCAGATCACCACCCCCTGACCCCCTCCCCTCACCCCCCGGGGGGCCGAGGATTGAGAGGTTCTGGCGACGAATCGCCACCAGAACCTCTCAATCCCGGCGCCGGGGGCGGGGGCGAGGGGCAGGGCGGCGGGCCAGGTCCCCGGGCCGGGTGGGGCTTAAGAGGTTGTGGCGACATATGGGCGCCAGGAGCTCCCATTCCTGGGCGGGGTGGGGGTGGGGTACAACGGTTCGGAGTGCTGGGGCGTCTTGGCTGGTGAGGGCGGCGACCGCCGGCCTCGTGACCGAGACGGGGTGCTGTGCCGGACGACGACGTGCTGACCACGCTGGCCCGCGAGCGCGGGCGTGCGCTGTTCGGCTACGCCTACCTGCTCACGGGTGACCGGCCCGCCGCCGAGGACCTGGTGCAGGAGGCGCTGGTGCGCACGTTCGCTCGTCGTCGGACCGGGTTCACGCCCGACGACGCCGAGGCGTACGTCCGCCGCGCGATCCTCACGGTGTTCCTCGACGACGCCCGCCGCCGGCGTCGCTGGACCGGCGTACGGCACCTGCTGGGCCGGCACGACGAGCCGGGCGGCGATCCCGCGCCCGCCGTGGGGGCCGTGCTCGACGTGCAGGCGGCCCTGGCGACGCTGGCCCCGCAGGAGCGCGCCGCCGCGGTGCTGCGCTGGTGCGAGGACCTGACCGTGCCGGAGGTCGCGGCCCGCATGGGCCTGGCCGTCGGCACCGTCAAGAGGTACCTGTCCACCGCCGGTCACAAGCTCGAGGCGCTGCTCGGTCCGCTCCCGGACGACGAGACGGTGCCACTCACCTCCGGGAGGACCCGGCCATGACCGAGCACCACGACCAGCCCCGCAACCCGCTGTCCGACGCGCTGTCGGCCGCCGAGCACTCTGCCGCGGCCCGCGCCTACGAGGTCCCCGTCGAGCTGGTGCGCACGCGCGCACGGCGTCGTCGGGCCGGTCGCACGGCCGCCGCGGCCGGTGCGCTCGCGCTCGTCGTCGCGGGCGTCGCGGTCGCCGTGCCGCGCCTCGCGGACGGCGACGGCGGACTGCGGCTCGCCGCGGACGCGGACGCGCCCGCGCAGTGCAGCGTGTCGCCGGCACAGATCCGTGCGGGCGACGGGGTCGTCGGTGCCGACGGTGGGGACGGCGGATGGGTCGTCGAGACCAGGGTCGTCCCCGGCACGCTCCAGCCCGCACGGCAGGGGCGGTGGACCATGGCCGTGAGCACGTCCGCGGACATGCAGGCCGCCGACTACGTCGGCACCCCGCTGGGTGGCTCGATCGCGACGTCCGTCGTGCTGGTGCGCGACGGTGCGGTGGTCGCCGTGCTCGACGGCTCGTACGACATGTCGCTCGAGGAGGCCCGGAGCGTCGCCGTCGACATGCAGCCGCAGCCGTTCCCCCTGGACGTCGACCTCGCCGGCACCTTCGTCTCGTGCGAGACCGGCGAGGACGCCGTCCTCGACGCGGGCACGTACGAGCTGGTGGCGACCTCGACGATCCGCTTTGGCCTCGCGGCCCGCGGCTCCGACGCGCCGGGCGACTCGCACGACGCCCGTTCGACCAGCGAGCCGCTCCAGGTCGTCGTGCCCGCCGGGAGCAGCACGCCGCTCGCCGGCCCGACGACCTGCGGCGCCACCGACGACGAGCTGCGGGACCTCGCCGACCCGCAGACCAACCCGGCGCCGCTGCTGCTCAGCGCGAGGTCGGTGCCGCGCACCGCTGCGTCCGGCAAGAACCTGTCGTTGCAGCTCGCGGTCACCAACGACGGCCCCGCGCACATCGACGCCCGGACCGGCTACCCCGAGGTCGTCCTGGTGCGGGACGGTGTCGTCGTCGGCGGCCCCGGCCCCATCGAGGCCATCGGCATCGACCTCTCGCTCGACCCGGGTGCGTCGACGCCGCTCGACGCCGGGACGCTCCTGCTGAGCTGCACCGACGACACCACGCCGCTCGAGCCGGGCGACTACGAGATCTGGGCGCTGTCGACGTTCACGCCGCTGGGTCCCGACGGCGCGCGGGAGACCGACGCCGACGACTGGTCCGCCGCGGCCGGGCCGTGGCCGCTGCAGGTCACCGGCGACGCGGTCGTCGACGACCAGATGCCGGGGCTGCTCGAGATGACGTGCGGCACCTCCGCCGACGAGCTCGCGCAGTGGGCCGCGATCACGCAGGAGTCGCCGCTGGCCGTCGAGGCGACCGCGGCGCCGGCCGACGGCGCGCTCTCCGTCACGGTGACGAACAGCGGGGACGTCCCGGTCACTCTCCTGCCCGATCATCTGAGTGCCGGGCTCTCGGACGGCGAGCAGGTGGTGGGCATGGGCCTGACCGCGATGTACGACGCGACCACGACGACGCTCCAGCCGGGCGAGTCCACGACGTTCAGCACCACCTACAGCGACCCTGAGGGGTGCGACGGGCCGCTGAGCACCGGGACCTACGACACCTGGGTGGCCCTGGGCGTGACCGTCGACGGCACCCCGAGCACTCTCGTCGCCGGCCCCGTCCCGGTGGAGCTCGCCACGCCCTGACCTCGTCGAAGGCGAATCCGACGCGTTCGCGGCCGCCGAGCACTCACCGCAGGCCCAGGCGTACGAGGTACCCGTCGAGCTGATCCGCACGCGGGCGCGGCGCCGCCGCCGTGCGCGGACGGGCACCGCCGCTGGTGTGCTCGCCCTCGTGGCGGCCGTGACGGTCGTGCCGTTCCTGCCGGACGACTCACCACAGCAGACAGTCGCGGCGCCGTCACCCAGCGCGACCCCCGCGTGGCCGGGACCCGACCCGACAGCGACCGCGCCCGAGTGCGGGGCCGCGGTCGGGGATCGCGGGAGCACGCCACACGGCATCCGGTGGGGCGTCTCGGACGACGGCCCCGACCCGCGGCTGCGGGTCAGCAACCACCGCGACCACGCGGTCCGGGTGACGGGCGCCGACGTCGTGGCGTCGCGCGGCGGCGTGGTCATCGGGAGGACCACCGCGGACCCGCCCGCGCACGACGACGTCTCGGTCCCGTCCGGCGCCGCCCACCTGCTCCTGGGCTCGTCCGGGTACGGCCCGATCGAGTGGTGCCCGGGCGTGGTACCGCCCGAGGACTTCAGCACGTGGCTGCTGGTGGACGTGCGCGAGGCCGGCGCGACGAGCGACGAGCGGATCCAGGCCCTCCTGCGGATGGGTACCGGCGACGACGACCTCGACCAAGCTGAGCGCGCGGCGCGGGTCACCGACGTCCGCTTCACGACGAGTCCGGACGGGCAGGGCGGGATCGCGGTGACGGCGACCAACACGGGCACGCTGCCCGTCCTCGCGGACTTCCGTCACGTGAGCGCCGTCCTCGAGCAGCGCGGCACGATCGTGGCGCAAAGCCTCGTCAACTTCACCGCGAGCCCGTGGGAGCCGCTGCCCGTAGGCGGGTCCCGCCGTCTGATGACGATCACGCTCGACCAGCTGTCGCCGCTCGGTGGTCCCGACGAGCGCGTGCCCGGGCCCGCACTCGCGTGGGTCCGGCTCGGTTCCGACCTGGGGCCGCTCGTCGCGGGGCCGTACGAGGTGGTCGTGCCCTGACGGGTGAACGGCGGGTGAACAACTCGGACCCCGGGTCCAGGTGACGCACAGGGGGCCTCCAGGTGGGGCTGGCTGACTGAGGTCTGCCAGCCACTCCCCCCACCTCAGGAGGCCCCCGTGTCCCCCTACGCCCTCTACGCGGCCGACCTCGTCGCGATCCTGATCCTCACGTTCGCGGTGTACCTGCCGCGGCACCGGCGCCGGGACCTCGTCGTCGCATTCCTGGCCGTCAACGTCGGTGTCCTGGCGGTCTCGGCGGCGCTCGCGCAGAGCACCATCGCCGCGGGCCTGGGGCTGGGGCTGTTCGGGGTGCTCTCGATCATCCGGCTGCGGTCCACCGAGCTCGCGCAGCACGAGGTCGCGTACTACTTCGCGGCGCTCGCGCTGGGCCTGATCGGCGGGCTGGGCACCACGTCGCTGGGGCTCGGCATCGGGTTGATGGCGGCGCTCGTGGTGGTGATCGCGGCCGCCGACAGCCCGCGGCTGCTGCACCGGCTGCGCCAGCAGGTCGTCGTGGTGGACCGGGCGATCGCCGACGAGACCGCGCTGGTGGCGCACCTGGAGCGCCTGCTGGGCGGGCGCGTGCACGCGGTGACCGTGCAGCGGCTCGACCTGGTGAACGACACGACGACGGTCGACGTGCGGTTCTCGGCCGGCGCGCCTCCGCTCGTCGCTCCGACGACGACCGCCACGTACGCCGAGCCCGGGACCGTGCGATGAGCGCGCTCGAGGCGCGTCTCGCGCAGCTTCCCGCGGTGGGCCTGGCCGAGATCGAGAGCTCGGGCGCGGCGCTGCAGACGCGCGTCGACCGCAAGTACGTGGTCCCCGCCGCGGCGCTCGCATCGCTGCCGCTGACCGCGGGCGCGCGGGTCCTGGAGATCGACGGCCGGCGCACGTCGGTGTACGAGTCCGTCTACTTCGACACCGTGGGGCTCGACAGCTACCTGGGTGCCGCGCTGCGGCGCCGCGGCCGGTACAAGGTCCGCACCCGCACGTACGCGGACTCGGGCGACTGCTTCGTCGAGGTCAAGACGCGCGGCGCCCGCGGCGCGACGGTCAAGCTCCGCCAGCCGCACGACGGTGAGCCGACGGTCCTGACGGACACCGCGTGGACGTTCGCGACGACGTCGCTGGGCGCGGACCGGCGCCTGACCGGCCCGCTGAGCCCGGCACTGGCCAACCGGTACCGGCGCTCCACGCTGCTGGTCGACGGCGGGCGGCCGGGTGTGACGGCACGCACCACCATCGACACCGACCTGGTGTGGATCGACCCCGCCACCGGGCTCGAGCGGCCGCTGGGCCCGCTCGCCGTGATCGAGACGAAGACCGGCGCGACGCCGTCGGTGACCGACCGCGTGCTGTGGCGCCACGGCCACCGGCCCGTGCGCATCTCCAAGTACGGCACCGGCATGGCCCTGCTGCACCCCGACCTGCCCCTGACCCCCTGGCGCCGCGTCCTGGACCGGCACATCGAACCCCGCTCGCGCTTGTCCGCGAGCGCCTGACCCGCTCCCACCCCGACACAAGGAGAACCCCCATGCGTACCCCCCTGCGGAAGGCCGCGGTCCGCGCGGCCGTCCCCGCCACCGTCGTCGCCCTGATCCTGGCCGGCTGCTCGTCGGGCTCCACCGACACCGCCGCGTCGTCGTCCACGTCCACCTCGACCGGGGACTCCGGCACCACCGTCCCCGTCTCGACGGATGCGGACCTCACGGTCGAGAGCGCGATGGCCGAGAACACCGCGCCGCACACCGCGGACACCTCGGTCGACGAGACCGACGCCGTCGACGTGACGCTCGCCGACGGCGCGTCCACGAGCGACTCGGACGCCGTCGCGGTGGACGGTGACACCGTCACGATCTCCGCGGGCGGCACCTACCGCCTGTCGGGCACGCTGACCGACGGGCAGGTCGTGGTGACCGCGCCCGACGAGGACGTCACCCTGGTCCTGGACGGCGTCGACCTGTCCAGCTCGACCACCTCACCCCTGCAGGTGCTCGAGGCCGACGAGGTCGTCGTCGTGCTCGCGGACGGCTCGAACAACCGGCTCGCGGACACCGCCACCTACGCGGACGACGACGAGGCGAGCGGCGCCCTGTACAGCGCGGGCGACCTGACGATCGCCGGAGGCGGGTCGTTGGACGTCGCGGCCAACGGCAACGACGGGATCGTCGGCAAGGACGGCCTGGTCGTCGAGTCCGGGACCATCACCGTGACATCGGTGGACGACGGGATCCGCGGCAAGGACTACGTCGTCGTGACCGGTGGCGACCTCACCGTGCAGGCGGCGGGCGACGCGATCAAGTCGGACGACGACGAGGACACGACGCTCGGCTACGTGCTGATCGAGGACGGCACGCTGACCCTGACCGCGGGCGACGACGGCCTGACCGCGAGCACCGACGCGCTCGTGGCCGGCGGGGCCGTCACCGTGACCACGGGCGACGGCGCGGGTGCGACCGTGGCGCAGGACGCCTCACCCAAGGGCGTCGTGGGCGACGCGGCCGTGGTGGTCGGTGGCGGGACGCTGACCGTGGACTCCGCGGACGATGCGATCCACTCCGACGCGGTGGTCTCGATCACGGGCGGCACGCTGAGCCTCGCGGCCGGCGACGACGCGGTGCACGGCGAGTACGCGCTGCAGGTCGCGGGCGGCACGGTCGACATCACTCAGGCGGTCGAGGGCCTCGAGGCCCAGGAGGTCAGCATCCTCGACGGCGACATCACGCTGGTGACGTCCGACGACGGCATCAACGGCTCGGCCGCGGACGCCACGACCGACGAAGCAACCGACGACACGGCCACAGACGGCACCGCGACCGACGACGAGGTTGCGCAGCAGGGTCCCGGGGGCGGGATGGGGGGCGAGATGAGCGCCGACGAGGACGTGCAGGTCACGATCGCGGGCGGCACGCTCGTCGTCGACGCCGAGGGCGACGGGCTCGACTCGAACGGGTCGATGACGATGACCGGCGGGACCGTGGTCGTGTCCGGCCCGACCAACGCCGGCAACGGCTCGATCGACTACAACGGCACGTTCGAGATCTCGGGCGGCGAGCTGATCGCGGTCGGCTCTTCGGGCATGGCGCAGACGCCCTCGGGCGGGTCGCAGTCCTTCGTCGGGCTGACGCTCTCGCAGCAGGGCGCGGCGGGTGACGTGGTGCAGGTGGTCGCGGCCGACGGGGACGTCCTGGCGTCGTTCACCGCGACGAAGTCGTTCGGCTCGGTGGTCTACTCCTCGCCCGACGTCGTCGACGGCGACACCTACACCGCGATGCTGGGCGGCACGGCCGGCTCCGCGGTCGCCGGGCCGCTGAACTCGGGCGGCGACGCCGGCACCACCGAGGCGGGCACGGGCACCGCGGGCGAGGTCACGGCCGGCATGGGCGGCGGCGGGATGGGTGGCGGCCGGGGCGGCGACATGGGCGACCGCCCGGCCCCCGGCCAGATGCCCGGCCAGGACGACTCCGCCCCCTCGTCCGGGGCCTGAGGCCGCTCAGCGACCCGGCGACCCCGGCGGCTCTTCTCGGCCGGGGAGGGGCTGCCGGGTCGCCGCACGGTCACTGCCGAGAAACTGAGAGACGGCCGGCTCCATGCTGGACAGCGCGACGCGGTCGTCGAACCGCGCGCGGAAGTACTCCGCCACCCCCGGGTCGTCCCAGCGGTCCCCCACGTCGACCAGGTACGCCTGGGCCCACTGCGAGTACGACCCCGTGAGCGCGATGCCGTCCGGCCACCGCGGATCATTCCGGTACGCGTCGCGCAGCTCCTCGACGAGCACCTCCTGGTCCGCCCGCGAGAAGTCCGTCGCCGCGAAGGCGACGTGCAGATCGTCGGCCGCCGCCTCGCCCGCCCGCTTGACCGCGTCGCGGAGCGACCCGGAGCCGGGCGCACCGTCGACGATCCACTGCGTGAACGTGGCGGTGGCCGCGTCGTAGGCCACGCCGCCGTCGGCCGCCGGGTAGGCCCGACCCGCGGCGCCGATGGCCTCGGCGAGCTCCGTGACCTGCCTGCCCGTGACGGGCCTTCCCCCGGTCGGGCCGTCGCCAGCGACCCAGGCATACCCATCGAAGTCGGCACACGAAGCGGGCAGCGTCAGCCCGTCGCCGCCGTTGAGTCGCCCGTTGCTCATCAGCCCGTACGCACCGCCCGTACCCAGCCTGTCGCCCAGCCTCCACTCCCGGCCCGTCGACAGGTCCACGAGGACCGACCGCGGCGTGTCCCAGTACCAGCTCGGCCCGACGACGAGCAGTGCCTCGTCGACGGTCACACACCCGTCACGGGCTCCGAGCCGCCCGCCGCCCGCCGCCTGGTGCTGCGAGTCCGCCGGGAGCGTGGCGATACCGATCACCGGCGTCGGCGTGCTCATGTCGGCCGTCGACGTCGGCCGCAGAGTGGGAGCGGCCGGGGCCGGGCGTCGGTGGTCGGCGGCCGTGCCGAACGCCACAGCGACGAGGACCACTGCGGCGGCGACCCCGGCGAGCAGTCGCCGGTGCGAGTGCTGCGGCGACCGCAGCGCGGGACCGACCGTCCGGACGCCGACGACTGCGGCGACCTCGTCATCCACCTGGGCGCGGAACGCCTGGCGGAACTCCTCCTCGGTGAACATCACGCCCTCCTCGTCGGGCTCGAAGCGGACACAGCGAGCCGGCGCAGCGCCTTGTGCGCGGTGACCCGCACGGTGCTGCGGGTGATGCCGAGCACCTCGGCGATCTCGCGGTCGTCCAGGTCCTCGATGTAGCGCAGCGTCAGCACCGCCCGGGCCTGGGGCGGGAGACCGGCCACCAGGGCGACCGCGGCACTGACCGACTCGAGCTCGGCGTACGCGTCGGGCCCCGCCAGCTCGCCGACTCGTGCGTCCACCACGGGCACCTCCGTGCGCCCCACCTGGTCCAGGTAGAGGCGCACCATGACCGTGCGGACGTACGCGAGCTGGTGGCGCGCTCGTCGGACGTGGTCCCAGCGGTCCAGCAGCCGCACCGAGGTGTCCTGGACCAGGTCCTCGGCGGCGGCGCGCTCGCGGCACAGCCCGAACGCCACGCGCAGCAGCGCGGCGCGGTGCTCCGCGACGAACCGCGCGACCTCGTCGCCCACGTCGTCGGCGACGAGATCGGTCGCCCTGCCGCTGCCCACACCCTGAAGACTGCCCTGCGGGCCGATCGTGTTTACCGGATCCGGCAGGAATCTCGCGCACGACCCCAACCGCAGCGTCGCGGCGAGCGTCTGGAGGGGTAGGAAGGTCGGCGACGAAGGGTGCGGCATGGCATGGGACGGGGTCCTCGACGAGCTGGTCCGCGACCGCGGGCGCGCGCTCGTCGGCCACGCGTACCTGCTGACGGGTGACCTGCGCGAGGCCGAGGACCTGGTCCAGGACGCGCTCGTGAAGGTCTTCTCCGGACGCCGGCCCGCGGCCGAGGTGGAGTCCGCCGAGGCGTACGTCCGGCGCGCGATCCACACGCTCTACATCGACGGGTTCCGCCGGCGCCGGCACTGGGCGACGATCCGGCACCTGCACGCGGCCCCGGACGCGAGCCCGTCGGACGGACCCGACGGACCGCCTGACCTGCTGGTCGGGAACCGCCTGCTCCTGGCGCAGGCGCTCGCGGGTCTGAGCCCGCGCGAGCGGACGTGCGTGGTGCTGCACCACGTCGAGGACCTGCCGGTCGACGAGGTCGCGGCGGTCCTGTCGCTGAGCACCGGCGCGGTCAAGCGCTACCTGTCCGACGGCCGCCGCTCGCTGCGCGAACGCCTCGGCGGACCGGCCGACGCGCCCACCCCCGACGAACGCCTGGACCTGACTCCCCGGAGGACACGATGAACGACCCCCTGCAGGACCAGCTCGCGGACCTCGCCCACGCCGCGGGCGCGGCGTCGGACGGCCTCGGCGAGTCGACGGTGCGCCGCGTCGCCACGCGGGTCCGGCGCAGGCGCGCGGCACGGCAGGTCGGCACGGGGGCGGTCGCGGCCTGCGCGGTCGGTGCGGTGGCGTGGGGTGCGGGACAGGTCCAGGGCGCGTCGAGCCGGCTGCCCGCGGGCCCGACCGCACCGGTGTCGCCGGCCGCACCGGTTACCCGCCCGCCGTCGGCGTCCGCGACCCCGTCCGTCGAGCACCCGCCCCGCATGATGCTGTGGGAGAAGTACTTCGAGTGCGGCGAGCCCGTCGGGATCACGATCCACTCGCGGCCCGACGCGGGCGGGCTGGTGCTGGCGGCCGACGAGGACCTGTCGGTCACTCTCGGCGTCGCGGGCGACGCGTCCGTCACCGCGACGGTGCCGACCGCAGGCACGTTCGCGCTGGTCGGCGACGACGGCGCCGTCGTGGGCTACCTGTACCCGGACGAGGACGACCTGGTCGAGACCGACCTCCGCGCCGCACAGGGGGACACGACACGCCTCGACGGCGGGGTCCACCTGGTGGCCTGCGAGGGCGCCGACATCCCGGCCGAGGCGGTGGCATGGCCGTTCGTCCAGGCCACGGTCCGGAGCACCACGGCCGACGACGAGGGCCGCCGTGCGGTCGTGGTCGCCGCCGACCCTCGCACGCTCGACCTCACTCCGTTCGCTGCGGACCGCGGGACTGCTGGGCTCTGGGCTCCCGTCACGATCCTGGAGGCCCGCACGGGGGCGTCCGCCGGAGTGCTCGAGCATCCCGTCGTCGAGCTGGACGCACGAACAGTCGCCCTGCAAGTCGCTGGCTCGTCGTCGTGCCCGCCCATCCCCAAGCGAGCTCGTTTCGGCAGCGACGTCATCCAGGTCGTTGTCGGGCGCGCGGACGACCTGGGGTCGTGCACCGACGACCTCATGCCCACGACGTACGTCCTCGCCATGCCGCAGGGGTTTGCACCCACCGATGCGCCGACCGTCGAGGTCATCCACGAGGAGCAGATCGGCTGAGCTCAGTCTGAGCCCTGACGCATCGCGGCCAGCGCCTGCTGGTACTCGGTCGTGGTGCCGTCGGCGCGGACCTCCTGCAGGACGTGGTCCGTGACGCCCAGCGCGGCGAGGTCGGCGGTCAGCGCAGCCACGTCGTCGTCGGACAGGACGGTCGGGTCCACGGTGGTGCGGACCTGCACGTCGACGCCCGAGTCCAGCACCATGCGCAGGCTCGTGAACGCCTGGTCGGCGGCGGTCGTCTCACCGCCGACGCGCGTGATCGCGCGGTACAGCGACCGCGGGGCCTTGACGTCGAACCCGATCCAGTCGACCAGCGGCAGCAGCGACTCGAGCCGCCGCGGGTAGGCGCCACCGGTGTGCAGCCCGACGCCGAACCCCGCGGCCCGGACCTCGCGCATCGCGTCGGCCAGCCCGGCCTGGCGCGTGGGCTCACCGCCGGAGAACACCACACCGTCCAGCAGCCCGGCGCGGCGCCTCAGCAGGTCCCGGACGTCGCGCCACGGCACCTGGCCGGGGGCGCGGGGGTCCAGGATCGCGTGGTTGTGGCAGTACGTGCACCGCCACGGGCAGCCCTGCAGGAACACGGTGGCCACCAGACGCCCGGGCCAGTCGCACGACGACATCGGCGTCAGGCCCGCGATCGTGAGGTCGCCCGCACACGGCTCGGTGCGGCCGCCGATCGTGAGCGCCGCGGCCGCGCCCACGCCGGGCAGCAGCACGGCGCCGCGCGCGGGGGGCAGCGCCCGCTCGTCGTCGGACGACGCCGACGACGATGACGGACGCTGCCCCACCGGCGCGAGGCTCACGCCAGCGCCGCCACGGACT
The Cellulomonas gilvus ATCC 13127 DNA segment above includes these coding regions:
- a CDS encoding sigma-70 family RNA polymerase sigma factor produces the protein MAWDGVLDELVRDRGRALVGHAYLLTGDLREAEDLVQDALVKVFSGRRPAAEVESAEAYVRRAIHTLYIDGFRRRRHWATIRHLHAAPDASPSDGPDGPPDLLVGNRLLLAQALAGLSPRERTCVVLHHVEDLPVDEVAAVLSLSTGAVKRYLSDGRRSLRERLGGPADAPTPDERLDLTPRRTR
- a CDS encoding polyphosphate polymerase domain-containing protein, with translation MSALEARLAQLPAVGLAEIESSGAALQTRVDRKYVVPAAALASLPLTAGARVLEIDGRRTSVYESVYFDTVGLDSYLGAALRRRGRYKVRTRTYADSGDCFVEVKTRGARGATVKLRQPHDGEPTVLTDTAWTFATTSLGADRRLTGPLSPALANRYRRSTLLVDGGRPGVTARTTIDTDLVWIDPATGLERPLGPLAVIETKTGATPSVTDRVLWRHGHRPVRISKYGTGMALLHPDLPLTPWRRVLDRHIEPRSRLSASA
- a CDS encoding RNA polymerase sigma factor; the protein is MGSGRATDLVADDVGDEVARFVAEHRAALLRVAFGLCRERAAAEDLVQDTSVRLLDRWDHVRRARHQLAYVRTVMVRLYLDQVGRTEVPVVDARVGELAGPDAYAELESVSAAVALVAGLPPQARAVLTLRYIEDLDDREIAEVLGITRSTVRVTAHKALRRLAVSASSPTRRA
- a CDS encoding anaerobic ribonucleoside-triphosphate reductase activating protein; the encoded protein is MGQRPSSSSASSDDERALPPARGAVLLPGVGAAAALTIGGRTEPCAGDLTIAGLTPMSSCDWPGRLVATVFLQGCPWRCTYCHNHAILDPRAPGQVPWRDVRDLLRRRAGLLDGVVFSGGEPTRQAGLADAMREVRAAGFGVGLHTGGAYPRRLESLLPLVDWIGFDVKAPRSLYRAITRVGGETTAADQAFTSLRMVLDSGVDVQVRTTVDPTVLSDDDVAALTADLAALGVTDHVLQEVRADGTTTEYQQALAAMRQGSD
- a CDS encoding sigma-70 family RNA polymerase sigma factor; the protein is MPDDDVLTTLARERGRALFGYAYLLTGDRPAAEDLVQEALVRTFARRRTGFTPDDAEAYVRRAILTVFLDDARRRRRWTGVRHLLGRHDEPGGDPAPAVGAVLDVQAALATLAPQERAAAVLRWCEDLTVPEVAARMGLAVGTVKRYLSTAGHKLEALLGPLPDDETVPLTSGRTRP
- a CDS encoding carbohydrate-binding domain-containing protein; protein product: MRTPLRKAAVRAAVPATVVALILAGCSSGSTDTAASSSTSTSTGDSGTTVPVSTDADLTVESAMAENTAPHTADTSVDETDAVDVTLADGASTSDSDAVAVDGDTVTISAGGTYRLSGTLTDGQVVVTAPDEDVTLVLDGVDLSSSTTSPLQVLEADEVVVVLADGSNNRLADTATYADDDEASGALYSAGDLTIAGGGSLDVAANGNDGIVGKDGLVVESGTITVTSVDDGIRGKDYVVVTGGDLTVQAAGDAIKSDDDEDTTLGYVLIEDGTLTLTAGDDGLTASTDALVAGGAVTVTTGDGAGATVAQDASPKGVVGDAAVVVGGGTLTVDSADDAIHSDAVVSITGGTLSLAAGDDAVHGEYALQVAGGTVDITQAVEGLEAQEVSILDGDITLVTSDDGINGSAADATTDEATDDTATDGTATDDEVAQQGPGGGMGGEMSADEDVQVTIAGGTLVVDAEGDGLDSNGSMTMTGGTVVVSGPTNAGNGSIDYNGTFEISGGELIAVGSSGMAQTPSGGSQSFVGLTLSQQGAAGDVVQVVAADGDVLASFTATKSFGSVVYSSPDVVDGDTYTAMLGGTAGSAVAGPLNSGGDAGTTEAGTGTAGEVTAGMGGGGMGGGRGGDMGDRPAPGQMPGQDDSAPSSGA
- a CDS encoding DUF4956 domain-containing protein, producing the protein MSPYALYAADLVAILILTFAVYLPRHRRRDLVVAFLAVNVGVLAVSAALAQSTIAAGLGLGLFGVLSIIRLRSTELAQHEVAYYFAALALGLIGGLGTTSLGLGIGLMAALVVVIAAADSPRLLHRLRQQVVVVDRAIADETALVAHLERLLGGRVHAVTVQRLDLVNDTTTVDVRFSAGAPPLVAPTTTATYAEPGTVR